Proteins encoded by one window of Lathyrus oleraceus cultivar Zhongwan6 chromosome 1, CAAS_Psat_ZW6_1.0, whole genome shotgun sequence:
- the LOC127093898 gene encoding uncharacterized protein LOC127093898 encodes MEMTGIFVDTLKDSFFDRLVSSATSEFAHLVTIGDRIEKGLRDGKIPGSVTSPSAPKKYSGGFPKKREGETNAISINYKEKQQASDGQVTVVVPIPYQQSMQQQQIQIFPYLQKEGLLTLRELKPTVFPYPPGYEANAHCEFHMGALGHTLENCFAFQNRVQDLIEAKAVSFTPRHPNMNTNHMPMHKDASVSAIEESDQGKSIRKVEEIQTPITMIGAQLLKSGLIPKELVAEENDEGLRNFIQQMLDRGELQINCRVKSKRQEEIVVVDIPYDEVRVEIPISPLVIEFPAPFKYKDEKAVPWIYQPRASKQGREDQPLILNEPNVTSIMGPTGMTRSGRVFAPRAADTYEKAKEKEVVVQIPIPNQGMQDIHLSPKVVVTREEAEEFLRIIKKSDYKVVDQLNQTPSKISMLSLLLNSEAHRDSLLKVNGEITETPFQSLEVVNMMATQQTLEVPKSGPSMASWQGAKVVIESEDAQDWGKVVEVKEKRDKFGLGYDPSSHKAGNQPDKEKIPYVEKMFTSAGHIFGKQVAMISEEDREEGVSSWTRQAAPNEELTNWKAVEVPQIFQK; translated from the exons ATGGAAATGACCGGGATATTTGTGGACACCTTGAAGGACTCGTTCTTTGATCGATTAGTGAGCAGTGCAACATCTGAATTCGCACATCTAGTCACAATTGGAGACCGCATAGAGAAGGGATTAAGGGATGGAAAGATTCCAGGATCAGTGACATCACCTAGCGCACCGAAGAAGTATTCTGGAGGCTTCCCgaagaaaagagaaggtgaaacaaaTGCCATATCCATAAACTATAAAGAGAAGCAACAAGCTTCAGATGGTCAAGTCACCGTCGTGGTGCCTATACCCTATCAACAgtcaatgcaacaacaacaaat TCAGATATTCCCATATCTGCAAAAGGAAGGCCTTCTAACATTAAGGGAGTTAAAACCAACTGTTTTTCCATATCCACCCGGATACGAAGCTAACGCCCATTGTGAGTTTCACATGGGAGCACTTGGTCATACCTTGGAGAATTGTTTCGCATTTCAAAATcgggtacaagacttgatcgaagcAAAGGCCGTTTCTTTCACTCCAAGACACCCGAACATGAACACCAATCATATGCCAATGCACAAGGATGCTTCTGTTagtgccattgaggagagtgatcAAGGAAAATCGATCcgtaaggttgaagagattcaaacccctatcaccaTGATAGGAGCACAATTACTGAAGAGTGGTCTGATCCCGAAGGAGCTGGTTGCTGAAGAGAACGATGAAGGGTTGAGgaattttatacaacaaatgctgGATCGAGGTGAGTTACAGATAAATTGCCGCGTCAAGAGCAAGCGCCAGGAAGAGATAGTCGTGGTGGACATCCCCTATGATGAGGTTAGAGTAGAAATACCCATAAGCCCGTTGGTGATAGAGTTCCCAGCACCATTCAAATATAAAGATGAGAAGGCAGTCCcatggatatatcagcccagagcttCTAAGCAGGGGCGGGAAGATCAACCTTTGATACTCAACGAACCAAATGTCACTTCAATTATGGGGCCAACAGGAATGACGCGTAGTGGCCGAGTGTTCGCACCAAGAGCTGCCGATACTTATGAAAAAGCTAAAGAGAAAGAAGTTGTTGTCCAGATCCCCATCCCTAATCAAGGAATGCAAGACATACACCTGTCTCCTAAAGTTGTTGTCACTCGTGAGGAGGCTGAGGAGTTTTTGagaataatcaagaagagcgattatAAGGTAGTGGACCAGCTAAACCAAACAccttccaaaatttccatgttatcTCTACTGCTCAACTCAGAAGCACACAGGGATTCGCTGTTAAAG GTAAATGGTGAAATCACTGAGACACCATTCCAATCCTTGGAAGTGGTAAACATGATGGCCACCCAACAGACCTTGGAGGTCCCGAAATCAGGACCATCCATGGCCTCGTGGCAAGGAGCTAAAGTTGTTATAGAAAGTGAAGATGCACAAGACTGGGGAAAAGTGGTGGAAGTGAAAGAGAAACGAGACAAGTTTGGCCTGGGATATGACCCATCATCACACAAAGCCGGTAACCAACCTGACAAAGAGAAGATTCCTTATGTAGAGAAAATGTTCACCAGCGCTGGCCACATCTTTGGCAAGCAGGTGGCAATGATCAGTGAAGAAGATCGCGAAGAGGGGGTGTCTAGCTGGACGCGTCAAGCCGCACCTAATGAAGAACTGACAAATTGGAAGGCtgtggaagttccccaaatatttcaaaagtaa
- the LOC127093905 gene encoding uncharacterized protein LOC127093905, which produces MHPVYRINFGKNYGNLLSILNQQVDHTALITLAQFYDLPLRCFTFQDFQIAPTLEEFERLVRIPMKNKPLFEGIDESLPLEVIASALHMDEKEAEANLETKGNTKGFPLSFLLERAHTLLKAESWDACYSAIALAIYGVVLFPNMDGFVDMDAICVFLTKNPVPTLLADVYYYISHRYTKKKGLTACCAPLLYQWFLEHLSKTGAWVEQTDVSWPQRLGSLRSEDLSWYSKEYINMDIIFDCGVFPNLPLIGTQGCVNTNPVLSLKQLGYLMEGPPEAKSLEAFLLPDFGVENPSLFQRIKEAWKNVNRKGKVDLGRANGIAKEPYFQWKTIDFLQGDRDKFRVKLDGLVGFCNWAAKELPWKLRDAVEELKEDITPPAIISFILLCKGLLKRFNEELEELQARKPTV; this is translated from the exons ATGCACCCGGTATACAGAATCAACTTTGGGAAGAATTATGGAAATCTGCTCAGCATCCTCAATCAACAAGTGGACCATACAGCCTTAATCACTTTAGCCCAATTCTATGACctacctttaagatgcttcacattccaagacttccaGATAGCACCAACCTTGGAAGAATTCGAGCGTCTTGTTAGGATTCCTATGAAGAACAAGCCACTATTTGAAGGGATAGATGAATCTTTGCCCCTTGAGGTCATTGCTAGTGCGCTTCACATGGATGAAAAGGAAGCAGAAGCTAACCTAGAGACCAaagggaataccaaaggatttccactaagttttctcttggaaagaGCTCATACCCTATTGAAAGCAGAAAGTTGGGATGCTTGTTACTCTGCTATTGCATTGGCCATCTATGGCGTCGTCCTGTTCCCAAATATGGATGGTTTCGTAGACATGGATGCCATTTGTGTTTTCCTTACTAAGAACCCAGTACCCACTTTGTTAGCCGATGTCTACTATTACATAAGTCATAGGTATACTAAGAAGAAGGGATTGACtgcttgttgtgctcctttattATATCAATGGTTTCTAGAACATCTTTCGAAGACAGGTGCTTGGGTTGAACAGACAGATGTTAGTTGGCCTCAGAGATTGGGATCACTCCGATCTGAGGATCTCTCTTGGTACTCCAAAGAATACATCAACATGGATATCATATTCGATTGTGGAGTTTTCCCAAATCTACCGCTtattggaactcaaggatgtgtGAATACTAATCCAGTTCTATCACTCAAACAACTTGGCTACCTAATGGAAGGCCCTCCAGAGGCAAAAtctttggaagctttcttgttACCTGACTTTGGGGTTGAGAATCCTAGCTTATTCCAGCGAATCAAAGAGGCTTGGAAGAATGTCAATCGAAAAGGGAAAGTTGATTTAGGGAGAGCAAATGGGATTGcaaaagaaccatattttcagtgg aagaccatagaCTTCTTACAAGGAGATAGGGATAAGTTCCGTGTAAAACTCGATGGGCTAGTAGGATTCTGTAACTGGGCGGCTAAAGAATTACCATGGAAGTTGAGAGACGCAGTCGAAGAGTTGAAAGAAGATATCACTCCTCCAGCCATAATCAGTTTCATTCTGCTCTGTAAAGGGTTGCTGAAGAGATTCAACGAGGAACTAGAAGAGCTTCAGGCCAGAAAGCCAACTGTTTAA